In the genome of Streptomyces lydicus, the window GAGGTGAAGTAGTAGAACAGCGGCTCGTCGGCCTCGGTGGGGCCTTCCGGCACGAAGCCGCCCTCGTGCTCGGCCGAGGTGGCGAAGTCGGTCCAGCCCTCGTGCTCCCCGCCCACGATGATCCGGGTCCCGAGCCCGTCCACGGCGAGCCCCGGCACGATCCGGTGGTCGGCGATGACATGCCGGGCTCCGGCCCTGCCGATCCTGGTGCGCAGCTCCTCGGGCGAGATGGTGATGAAGGCGGGTGCGACAACGGCCCTGACCTTGATCAGGGCGAGCATCAGCTCCCACAGCTCGATCCGGTTGTCCATCAGCAGCATCACCACGTCGCCCCGGCGGATGCCCTGCGACAGCAGCCAGCCGGCGACCCGGTCGGAACGCCGGGAGAGCTCCTGGAAGGTCAGCTCCCCCTGTCCGACGATGCGCAGCGCCACCCGGTCGTTGCCCTCGGCGATCCGGTCGAACCAGTCGGTCGCCCAGTTGAAGTGCCGTGGCCGCGGCCAGCGGAACGCCTTGCGCGCGGCGTCCTGGTCGTTGGCGTGGTGCAGAAGGAGGTCCCGTGCGGCGCGGAACTCCTGGTACGCATCGTCGTGCCCGGACAACTTGTCCCCGATCACTGGAAGGTGTTGGACGCGGCCCGGCGCAGCACGCTGAGTGCTATCACGTCGGCATCCCTGGAGAAGGAGGTGTGCACACCCGGCCGGCCGTTGCCGATCTGGGTGAACCAGCACACCCGCTCGGTCGGGATGCCCAGCGCGTAGAGGGCGCGGTGCGGCCGGCCGTCAGCGGCGATCACCCGGCGCTCGGCCGGAGTGATGTGCAGTGCCCCGGTGGCGAACATCTCTTCGGTGTCGCCGTGCACGAAGTCGACGGCCATCCGGTCCTCGACCAGCTGCCGCATCAGCGGATCGGTGTTGCGGATCAGTCCCGCGGTCGGGATCCGGGAGTCGATGAGCACCTCACAGTGCCTGCGCGAGCCCTCGACGGCGGGGGATTCCAGGAAGAACCGGTCCTGCTCGGCGTCGCATCCGTGCACCACGTCCGGCCCGGCCACGTCGAGCACCCCGGCGTTGATCAAGGCCAGGAACTGCGCGGTGCGTTCCAGCGGCGGCCCGGTGAAGAGTGTCGAGGTGCGCGCGACGAACCGGCCGAGGAAGTCGGCCCGATGGGATCGCGGGGTCAGGCCGCCGAAGTCCACGGCGTGCCGCAGCACTTCGCGGGAGTCGCGGATGGCGTCCAGCGCGGCCTTGAGCGGACTGTCCACGTTGCCCTGACCGGCCTCGGTGATGTCGGCGAGCAGGATGCGCCGTACCTCGGCGACCACATCGGCGCCGGAGTCGAACCGCTTGGCGTGCAACGGTCTGGACAGCTGGTCCAGGTCGACCGGCTCCACGTCTTCGAGTCCGTGGCGCTCCACCACCTCGCGCCAGCGCGCCAGTTCCGGGCCGTGTGCGTACAGCTCGGCGCCGACCTCCTCGGCACGCTCAGGGCCGTGCTGGGTCCTTGCCTGGGTGGTGTAGTAGACATAGTTGATTTCGGCCTGGAGCAGGGACAGCACGTCGCGGTCGAAGTCCAGGGCGGGGTTGCCGCGGTGCACCGCGTTGCGCTCGCGCAGTTGGCCGATGGCGGCCGAGGTGAGGAACTTCGGCGCTGCGCGGCCGGTCACCCCCTTCTGGTTGCGGCCCCGCGAACGGATCGGCAGTCCGCTGCGCGAGCCCGCGACCACCGAGGGCTCGTTGCCGCCAGCCACGTAGCACATCGCCCCGTCGCCGTTCACCTTGAACTTCCCGCCCCGGCCGACGGTGAAGGACATCAGGATGTCGTAGAAGGACAGGCCGAGCCCCACGACGCCGACCGTGGCGCCGGGCGGAATCGACTGCAGGTCCAGGTCGGCGGCCGAATCCCCGCTGAGGTAGCGGAG includes:
- a CDS encoding FAD/NAD(P)-binding protein, whose product is MQHLTDRVLDVAIVGTGPRGISVFERLVANLMAETEPPSVRIWLIDAVELGAGRIWRTDQETSFLMNTVVGEISMFSGVFDGEPCRPGAGLSFQQWLPTQPEPELSGLDHDDYAPRYAYGRYLRYVYDSVVRAMSGLGEVVEVVGKVTSLRENGNSYALRVSTADEERTVTADAVVITTGHAQAELSEHQSELARFAQDRSALRYLSGDSAADLDLQSIPPGATVGVVGLGLSFYDILMSFTVGRGGKFKVNGDGAMCYVAGGNEPSVVAGSRSGLPIRSRGRNQKGVTGRAAPKFLTSAAIGQLRERNAVHRGNPALDFDRDVLSLLQAEINYVYYTTQARTQHGPERAEEVGAELYAHGPELARWREVVERHGLEDVEPVDLDQLSRPLHAKRFDSGADVVAEVRRILLADITEAGQGNVDSPLKAALDAIRDSREVLRHAVDFGGLTPRSHRADFLGRFVARTSTLFTGPPLERTAQFLALINAGVLDVAGPDVVHGCDAEQDRFFLESPAVEGSRRHCEVLIDSRIPTAGLIRNTDPLMRQLVEDRMAVDFVHGDTEEMFATGALHITPAERRVIAADGRPHRALYALGIPTERVCWFTQIGNGRPGVHTSFSRDADVIALSVLRRAASNTFQ